A portion of the Pagrus major chromosome 8, Pma_NU_1.0 genome contains these proteins:
- the LOC141001694 gene encoding intestinal mucin-like protein, translating into MARCIENTTIEIIPYECPPIENITCANGKKPVIVYDEHYCCNYSACDCECEGWGDPHYITFDGLYYSYQGNCTYVLMEEISPRHHLKIYIDNVFCDPTEDVSCPRSLIIAYNSQVITLMNHNLIGAPQLEALKDGVRLKLPYSQQDVKVLNSGLNLIFEIPSLNVVISFGITGFSVNLPFQKFGRNTQGHCGTCNNNQADDCMLPGGQLVESCAVMADYWPAKHIYQPDCQIPTVLPTSAPEPPPTLTPCKPDSICDMLKSSLFEECHPFVSPDKFYQGCVFDSCHVSNPAVECTSLQTYAAACAQEGVCLHWRNHTELCTSDCPSDKVYKPCGPAEQPTCDDNPAEPSLNFTTEGCFCPDGMKLFNKESGICVDKCGCLDSQGIPREFNERFEYNCQDCICEESTKTVTCKPKVCPAPPPTNCTGPGFVLVSQTNPSDPCCSVFVCQCHSNTCPVTNMNCPVGYIPVFSVPEGGCCPEHTCDPKRVCVHKDVEYQPGSSVPVVPCQDCTCSLEVDLKSGLFKVICGPQQCQRDCDLGYEYVKKASDECCGKCVQTHCVVNVNGTKQPVTLGETWSPLENKCEFYSCVKSGETLTTVSSHIVCPPFQESNCKPETIQTAANGCCKVCVEKEKACKIVTMKTHITHKSCQSYQEVEMPYCEGSCNTFTKYSEAAAIMQHSCSCCKETRSSNRTIDLHCLNGEVLPYTYIHVEKCGCGHTDCTRAIGQSARRRRSFTLV; encoded by the exons ATGGCCAGATGCATTGAGAACACGACAATTGAAATAATTCCATATGAATGTCCACCCATTGAGAACATCACTTGTGCCAATGGAAAGAAACCAGTTATTGTGTATGATGAGCACTACTGCTGCAACTATTCTGCTTGTGACT GTGAGTGTGAAGGCTGGGGAGATCCTCATTACATCACTTTTGATGGCTTATACTACAGTTATCAAGGAAACTGTACTTATGTCTTGATGGAAGAGATTTCACCACGACATCACTTGAAGATTTATATtgataatgtcttctgtgatcCCACTGAAGATGTTTCTTGTCCACGATCATTAATTATAGCATACAATTCACAAGTTATCACACTCATGAATCATAACCTAATTGGAGCTCCACAATTAGAG GCACTCAAAGATGGAGTCCGTTTGAAACTACCGTATTCACAACAAGATGTTAAAGTCTTAAACTCTGGCCTTAACTTGATTTTTGAGATCCCTTCTCTTAATGTGGTAATTTCTTTCGGAATAACTGGCTTTAGTGTCAACCTTCCATTTCAAAAGTttggcagaaacacacagggCCATTGTG GAACATGCAATAACAACCAGGCTGATGACTGCATGTTGCCTGGAGGCCAGCTGGTGGAAAGTTGTGCTGTAATGGCTGACTATTGGCCTGCAAAACATATTTACCAACCTGACTGCCAGATACCAACTGTACTGCCCACCAGTGCACCTGAACCTCCACCAACCTTAACTCCATGCAAGCCAGATTCCATATGTGATATGCTTAAGAGCAG TTTATTTGAAGAGTGCCACCCCTTCGTCTCTCCAGACAAATTCTATCAAGGTTGTGTTTTTGATAGCTGCCATGTTTCTAATCCAGCAGTGGAGTGCACAAGCTTGCAGACTTATGCTGCTGCCTGTGCTCAGGAAGGAGTTTGCCTTCACTGGAGAAACCACACCGAACTGTGTA CAAGCGACTGCCCTTCTGACAAAGTTTACAAGCCATGTGGTCCTGCAGAACAACCAACCTGTGATGACAA TCCTGCTGAACCATCTTTAAACTTCACTACTGAGGGCTGCTTTTGTCCTGATGGAATGAAACTCTTCAACAAAGAGTCTGGCATATGTGTTGATAAGTGTG GATGTCTTGATTCTCAGGGTATTCCTCGTGAG tttAATGAGAGGTTTGAGTATAACTGCCAAGACTGCATCTGTGAGGAGTCAACCAAGACTGTGACATGCAAGCCTAAGGTGTGCCCAGCACCACCTCCAACAAACTGCACTGGTCCAGGGTTTGTTCTTGTCAGCCAGACTAATCCATCAGACCCCTGctgttctgtctttgtttgcC AATGTCACAGCAACACTTGCCCAGTCACCAACATGAACTGTCCTGTTGGATATATACCAGTTTTCAGTGTTCCTGAGGGAGGATGCTGTCCGGAGCATACATGTG ATCCTAAGAGAGTTTGTGTGCACAAAGACGTTGAATACCAG CCTGGTTCGTCAGTTCCTGTAGTTCCCTGTCAGGACTGTACCTGTTCACTTGAGGTTGATCTCAAGTCTGGTCTATTCAAGGTTATTTGTGGGCCACAGCAATGTCAAAGAGACTGTGACTTG GGTtatgaatatgtgaaaaaagcttCAGATGAATGCTGTGGGAAGTGTGTACAGACACACTGTGTGGTCAATGTTAATGGTACCAAGCAGCCTGTGACG CTAGGAGAAACCTGGTCACCACTTGAGAATAAGTGTGAGTTCTACAGCTGTGTTAAGAGCGGTGAGACTTtaacaacagtcagttcacacATTGTGTGCCCGCCATTCCAGGAGAGCAACTGCAAACCT GAAACAATCCAGACTGCAGCAAATGGCTGTTGTAAAGTTT GTGTAGAGAAGGAGAAGGCCTGCAAGATAGTAACAATGAaaactcacattacacacaagAGCTGTCAGTCTTACCAGGAAGTCGAAATGCCATATTGTGAAGGATCCTGTAACACTTTCACCAA GTACTCTGAAGCAGCAGCTATTATGCAGCATTCTTGCTCCTGCTGTAAGGAGACACGCTCCAGCAATCGCACCATTGACTTGCACTGCTTGAATGGAGAGGTTTTACCCTACACCTACATCCATGTGGAGAAGTGTGGCTGTGGCCACACAGACTGCACCAGAGCTATTGGACAATCAGCTCGCAGGAGGCGGAGCTTCACTCTGGTGTAA